In the Loxodonta africana isolate mLoxAfr1 chromosome 1, mLoxAfr1.hap2, whole genome shotgun sequence genome, one interval contains:
- the LOC100666318 gene encoding epidermal growth factor-like protein 8 isoform X6, which translates to MGSRIELCTLLSGLSFLLLPLPGEGAKGGSLKESHGVCSKQTLMVPLRYNESYSQPTYKPYLTLCTGRRVCSTYRTVYHVAWREVRREVQQTHTVCCQGWKKRHPGALTCEAICTKPCQNGGICVQPDQCECAPGWGGKHCHVDVDECRTSVTLCSHHCLNTVGSFTCSCPHGLGLGPDGHTCAKGSQEPPTSTSILSVAIREVEHDEHTLRQEIRELRGRLEQLEQWAGQAGAWVRAVLPVPPEELQPQQVAELWGRGDRIDSLSDQVLLLEEKLGTCSCEDNSLGPGLNR; encoded by the exons ATGGGGTCCAGGATTGAGCTGTGCACTCTCTTAAGCGGACTCTCATTCCTCCTGCTACCGTTGCCAGGCGAGGGGGCCAAGGGTGGATCCCTCAAAGAGAG TCATGGTGTCTGCTCCAAGCAGACGCTGATGGTTCCGCTCCGCTACAATGAGTCCTACAGCCAACCCACATACAAACCCTACCTGACCCTGTGCACCGGGCGGCGTGTCTGCAGCACCTACAG GACTGTGTACCACGTAGCGTGGAGGGAAGTGAGGAGGGAGGTGCAGCAGACCCACACCGTGTGCTGCCAGGGCTGGAAGAAGCGGCACCCAGGGGCACTCACCTGTGAAG CCATATGCACCAAACCCTGCCAGAATGGAGGCATCTGTGTGCAGCCGGATCAGTGCGAGTGTGCCCCTGGCTGGGGGGGGAAGCACTGTCACGTGG ATGTGGATGAATGCAGGACCAGCGTCACTCTTTGCTCACACCACTGCCTCAACACAGTGGGCAGCTTCACCTGCAGCTGCCCCCATGGCCTGGGGCTGGGCCCAGATGGGCACACCTGTGCGAAGGGCTCTCAGGAGCCCCCAACCAGTACCAGCATCCTCAGCGTGGCCA TTCGTGAGGTGGAACATGATGAGCATACCTTAAGGCAGGAGATTAGGGAGCTTCGAGGGCGCCTGGAGCAGCTGGAGCAG TGGGCAGGCCAGGCCGGGGCCTGGGTCAGAGCTGTGCTGCCTGTGCCGCCTGAAGAGCTACAGCCTCAACAGGTGGCTGAGCTGTGGGGCCGGGGCGACAGGATCGACTCTCTCAGTGACCAGGTGCTGCTGCTGGAGGAGAAGCTAGGCACCT GCTCCTGTGAGGACAACAGCCTGGGCCCTGGCCTCAACCGCTGA
- the AGPAT1 gene encoding 1-acyl-sn-glycerol-3-phosphate acyltransferase alpha, whose amino-acid sequence MELWPGAWTVLLLLFLLLLFLLPALWFCSPSAKYFFKMGFYNGWILFLAVLAIPVCAVRGRNVENMKILRLMLLHIKYLYGIRVEVRGAHHFPPSQPYVVVSNHQSSLDLLGMMEVLPSRCVPIAKRELLWAGSAGLACWLAGVIFIDRKRTGDAINVMSEVAQTLLTQDVRVWVFPEGTRNHNGSMLPFKRGAFHLAVQAQVPIVPIVMSSYQDFYCKKERRFTSGRCQVRVLPPVPTEGLIPDDVPALADRVRHSMLTVFREISTDGRGGGDYLKKPGVVAEAQL is encoded by the exons ATGGAGCTGTGGCCAGGGGCATGGACAGTGTTGCTGCTGCTCTTCCTGttgctgctctttctgctgccCGCCCTGTGGTTCTGCAGCCCCAGTGCCAAGTACTTCTTCAAGATGGGCTTCTACAACGGCTGGATCCTCTTCCTGGCTGTGCTCGCCATCCCTGTGTGTGCCGTGCGAGGACGCAATGTCGAGAACATGAA GATCTTGCGTCTGATGCTGCTCCACATCAAATACCTGTATGGAATCCGGGTGGAGGTGCGAGGGGCCCACCACTTCCCTCCGTCACAGCCCTACGTCGTCGTCTCCAATCACCAGAGCTCCCTTGACCTACTTG GAATGATGGAGGTCCTGCCTAGCCGCTGTGTGCCCATTGCCAAGCGCGAGCTGCTGTGGGCTGGCTCTGCTGGGCTGGCCTGCTGGCTGGCAGGAGTCATCTTCATCGACCGGAAGCGCACAGGGGATGCCATCAATGTCATGTCTGAGGTGGCCCAGACCCTGCTTACCCAGGAT GTGCGGGTCTGGGTTTTTCCTGAGGGAACAAGAAACCACAACGGTTCTATGCTGCCCTTCAAACGTGGCGCCTTCCACCTTGCAGTCCAGGCCCAG GTTCCCATTGTCCCCATAGTCATGTCCTCCTACCAAGACTTCTACTGCAAGAAGGAGCGCCGCTTCACCTCCG GGCGATGTCAAGTACGAGTGCTGCCCCCAGTGCCCACAGAAGGCCTGATACCAGATGACGTCCCAGCGCTGGCTGACAGAGTCCGGCACTCCATGCTCACAGTTTTCCGAGAAATCTCCACCGATGGCCGGGGTGGTGGTGACTATCTGAAGAAGCCTGGGGTGGTGGCCGAGGCCCAGCTGTGA